In a single window of the Metopolophium dirhodum isolate CAU chromosome 2, ASM1992520v1, whole genome shotgun sequence genome:
- the LOC132937855 gene encoding structural maintenance of chromosomes protein 4: MAVKRKDKTDNHDTPAKNKRIRQEKVGDFSDDEDLSDIDDADIFNGIRIPVELPPIKSAEENPGPRMVITEIVANNFKSYFGEVTIGKFHKSLTSIVGANGSGKSNVIDSLLFVFGYRSSKIRSKKVSVLLHKSDKHKDVRQCSVTVHFVHIQDDITAQTGFVPIPGTEIKITRTAFKDNTSFYTLNDKRVKFKDIAIILKKNGIDLVHNRFLILQGEVEQIAMMKPKSENDHSTGMLEYLEDVIGTVRYKKPITKLEERVKDLSLEKNEKITRLKFVAKEREELIEPVEAVINFLKLDNRITRFSNKIYQKERFDFETIIETKTEIQNKINDEINSNEKEINNISNDKKQFEKKIQDLSEKLKSDHLILKKNEEKHKKCLRKKGQLNNEYNQAKTQITKYENSIQQEQKKITKAEGVPKIKEAELKKLKSELPTLEEKCIELEANYTKVNSSGFEKSKKFRDEKDVLAPEELKLQKLVGTKQNQFQTLKTEFEVLIDTEKSEKEKLINLEEQMAGGVEKFQENMRKKEKAEADIHISKNIIKELETKIKKLNEDEIQLKTKLQNIRQSLTEKRSAYAETTERSRPIQYILNLKDKREINGLLGRCGDYGQVEGKFDIPACTACGSTDQIVVETSDAAHACIQKLRTNNIGRLTFSIMPQVQKLKPRADSNNNYPENAKRVFDFIEILDQRFRLTFYSGLYDTLLAEDLEQARRIAFGTQTRYRVVTFKGDLIDQSGIMSGGGRPIKGKIGPQEIRSRYATGNSSLVSQNEVENLDKTAKDLEIKLRETQSNIFDFQANIDQNLRQIEDLNIIVKECSSRINAWKEKENQLKNMIKTQKLEIIKKKTDPIAVANKKSEIQEAEKELQESKVEYDKIKSKMDSLKKQIEEITQGLPQEAKRLLDQATTKLENTRHQINQVDIDIKGAQRQIKKSESQIETLKDDIIECKKNMESITEELNKNEILVIELNEKNKEITINIEEQKRKIKEITSEDDKNLIKTNELRLENIKLKNDLHDITTEIKLNMDELNDINDKITILKLHKIPEIDCAQRDPVIESYQNIGSKNHDKSAVDEDNEKEKNNETNEISKNQDDPDKMQVDNVDDGVNDDVDDDVDDDTDPDTKKLPQYTKEQLVQIKIMKMKNNRATLLEEMRNYDKPNFKILEEFKKRTQQYNDKANEVAEVLKSYNDHIEMINKVRQRRRDEFMASFRKITIKLKEMYQMITLGGDAELELVDSLDPFSEGINFSVRPPKKTWKVISNLSGGEKTLSSLALVFALHYYKPSPLYVMDEIDAALDFKNVSIIAYYIKERTKNSQFIIISLRSNMFEKANVLVGIYKTNDCTATSSVTTDKYQDMLKGALFKYAKKVD, translated from the exons ATGGCAGTAAAAAGAAAGGATAAAACTGATAATCATGACACCCCTGCAAAAAACAAAAGGATCAGGCAAGAAAAAGTTGGTGACTTTTCCGATGATGAAGACTTGTCAGACATTGATGACGCAGATATATTCAATGGTATCCGCATACCGGTTGAATTACCTCCAATTAAATCAGCTGAAGAGAATCCTGGGCCTCGCATGGTCATTACAGAAATTGTTGCTAATaactttaaaagttattttggcGAAGTTACTATTGGGAAATTTCATAAG aGTTTAACAAGTATTGTTGGTGCTAATGGTAGTGGAAAGAGTAATGTCATTGATTCTTTACTTTTTGTGTTTGGATACCGGTCTTCAAAAATTAGATCAAAAAAAGTATCAGTACTCTTACATAAATCAGACAAGCATAAAGATGTTCGCCAATGTTCTGTTACTGTTCATTTTGTACATATTCAAGATGat ATCACAGCACAAACCGGATTTGTTCCTATTCCAGgtactgaaataaaaattacacgCACAGCATTTAAAGACAATAcatcattttatacattaaatgaCAAACGTGTTAAGTTTAAGGATATAgcaattattttaaagaaaaatggaaTAGATTTAGTTCATAATAGATTTCTTATTCTTCag GGGGAGGTCGAACAAATTGCTATGATGAAACCTAAATCTGAAAATGACCATTCAACTGGTATGTTAGAATATTTAGAAGATGTCATAGGCACCGTGAGATACAag aaaCCAATTACTAAACTCGAAGAAAGAGTAAAAGATTTATCATtggagaaaaatgaaaaaataactcGTTTGAAATTTGTTGCAAAAGAAAGAGAGGAACTTATAGAACCCGTTGAAGCtgtgattaattttttaaaattagataacCGAATCACTCGAttcagtaataaaatataccaaaaagaaag attcgattttgaaacaataatagaAACCAAAACTGAAATTCAGAATAAGATCAATGATGAAATAAATTCTAATGAAAAAGAAATCAATAACATTTCTAATGATAAAAagcaatttgaaaaaaaaatacaagatttaTCTGA aaAGTTAAAATCCGAtcacttaatattaaaaaaaaatgaagaaaaacatAAGAAATGCTTACGTAAAAAAGGtcaattaaataatgaatataaccAGGCAAAAACGCAGATTACTAAATATGAAAATTCTATACAACAGGaacaaaaaaag ATAACTAAAGCTGAAGGTGTACCAAAAATTAAAGAGGCTGAATTGAAGAAATTGAAATCAGAATTACCAACTTTAGAAGAGAAATGTATAGAACTGGAAGCAAATTATACAAAAGTAAATTCTAGTGgttttgaaaaatcaaaaaaattcagGGACGAAAAAGATGTATTGGCCCCCGAGGAATTAAAACTGCAGAAACTTGTTGGTACTAAACAAAATCAA TTTCAAACCTTAAAAACTGAGTTTGAGGTACTCATCGATACTGAGAAatctgaaaaagaaaaattaattaatctgGAAGAACAAATGGCGGGCGGAGTTGAAAAGTTTCAAGAAAATATGAG aaaaaaagaaaaagcagAAGCAGATATACATATtagcaaaaatataattaaagaactagaaaccaaaataaaaaaattaaatgaagatGAGATAcagttaaaaactaaactacaaaatatacgCCAGAGTTTAACTGAAAAGCGATCAGCTTATGCAGAAACAACTGAAAGAAGCCGACCTATTCaatatattctaaatttaaaagaCAAAAGAGAAATCAATGGACTTCTTGGTAGATGC gGAGATTATGGACAGGTAGAAGGTAAATTTGACATTCCTGCGTGTACAGCTTGTGGTTCTACGGATCAAATTGTTGTTGAAACATCAGATGCAGCTCATGCATGCATTCAAAAATTGAGGACCAATAATATTGGTCGACTGACTTTTTCAATCATGCCTCaagttcaaaaattaaaacccCGTGCTGATTCAAATAATAACTA TCCTGAAAATGCGAAAagagtttttgattttattgaaatattagatCAACGTTTCAGACTCACATTTTATTCTGGTTTGTATGATACTTTACTTGCTGAAGATTTAGAACAAGCAAGAAGAATAGCATTTGGTACTCAAACTCGTTATAGAGTTGTTACATTTAAAGGAGATTTAATTGATCAATCAG gtatcatGTCTGGGGGTGGAAGGCCTATTAAAGGTAAAATCGGGCCTCAAGAAATAAGGTCGAGATATGCAACTGGCAATTCATCTCTGGTGAGTCAAAATGAAGTAGAAAATCTAGACAAAACTGCTAAAGATTTGGAAATTAAATTGAGAGAAACACAAtccaatatttttgatttccaaGCTAACATAGATCAAAATCTTAGACAAATTGAAgatctaaatataattgttaaagaGTGTTCATCGCGCATAAAT GCATGGAAAGAAAAAGAAAACCAACTAAAAAACAtgattaaaactcaaaaattagaaattataaaaaaaaaaactgatccaATAGCAGTTGCCAATAAGAAATCGGAAATCCAAGAAGCTGAAAAAG aattGCAAGAATCAAAAGTAGAGTATGACAAGATTAAATCTAAAATGGATAGTTTGAAGAAACAAATTGAAGAAATTACTCAAGGACTGCCTCAAGAAGCTAAACGTTTGTTAGATCAAGCAActacaaaattagaaaatactcGTCATCAGATTAATCAAGTTGATATTGATATAAAGGGGGCCCAAAG gcaaataaaaaaatcagaaaGTCAAATTGAAACTTTGAAAGATGACATTATTGAATGTAAGAAAAATATGGAATCCATTACAGAAGagttgaataaaaatgaaattctaGTAATTGAATTGAATGAAAAGAATAAAGAAATTACT atAAATATAGaagaacaaaaaagaaaaatcaaggAAATTACTAGTGAAGACGATAAGAACCTAATCAAAACAAATGAGTTACGTttagaaaacattaaattaaagaatgatcTTCATGACATTAcaactgaaataaaattaaatatggacgaacttaatgatataaatgataag attacaatattaaaattacataagaTTCCGGAAATTGATTGTGCTCAACGGGACCCAGTTATAGAATCTTATCAGAATATTGGATCTAAAAACCATGATAAATCTGCTGTAGATGAAgataatgaaaaagaaaaaaacaatgaaactaATGAAATATCTAAAAATCAAGATGATCCAGATAAGATGCAAGTTGATAATGTAGATGATGGTGTAAATGATGATGTAGATGATGATGTAGATGATGATACTGACCCAGATACCAAAAAATTGCCTCAATATACTAAGGAGCAAttagttcaaattaaaataatgaaaatgaaaaataacagaGCTACGCTACTTGAAGAAATGCGTAATTATGATAAACCCAATTTCAAAATACTCGAAGAATTCAAAAAAAGG aCACAACAGTACAATGATAAAGCAAATGAAGTGGCCGAAGTCTTGAAGTCATACAATGATCATATTGAAATGATTAATAAAGTACGACAACGAAGAAGGGATGAGTTCATGGCTTCATTTAGGAAAATCACAATTAAACTAAAAGAGATGTATCAGATGATAACACTTGGTGGAGATGCTGAACTTGAACTTGTTGATTCATTAGATCCATTTAGTGAAGGAATCAATTTTag tgTAAGACCTCCTAAGAAAACATGGAAGGTAATATCTAATCTATCAGGTGGTGAAAAAACATTGTCATCTTTAGCTCTTGTATTTGCTCTTCATTACTATAAACCATCACCACTGTATGTTATGGATGAAATTGACGCCGCATtagatttcaaaaatgtatcaatcATTGCGTATTACATAAAg gAACGTACAAAAAATTctcagtttattataatttcattacgCTCAAATATGTTTGAAAAGGCTAATGTATTAGTTGGtatttacaaaacaaatgactgtactGCAACTTCATCAGTTACAACAGACAAGTATCAAGATATGTTGAAGGGGGCTTTGTTTAAGTACGCAAAGAAAgtagattaa